The following proteins are encoded in a genomic region of Necator americanus strain Aroian chromosome II, whole genome shotgun sequence:
- a CDS encoding hypothetical protein (NECATOR_CHRII.G4297.T2): MTRNDYKFPTLVTKDTVRKSKRISRSLDLLRRKFNEEIYQKPSVCRRPFYVGIPSPSLDDPQEAEYDPPTPSNEQESFLSQCHLAGIDGRRLDFPEVYCGKTGLDIPCIQLECLDIEVFASYTGPDGGLTQVGEMKRQPLVRMANLDDEMSLSMDGTSASDGSDEEEEEDVDQPLSAPLKRDKDKNRSEVLLGSCSSLIGPNAHESTPSSRGADRFDWNQFDEKRAFGASVSLYEKNPITGVNAGEPVADVWGIVGRNNNGVLALADGVNWGEGARLAARCAVRGAIDHMNEHIESGSLSNTTEVFHELLASFHSAHSLILQEGGMLTTLCVAVVAPAVHCDSWVLCVCNVGDSLCFVYNRNYGVREVTMGSHDIDQMRDMRDAGGALGPVDGRNPQLHNLTCSMTFVEEGDVVFITSDGVSDNFDPVVGKFCVIKRTETDNKENSQIPPRDNRKLSVSTKDSPSREFARPRPCAASLPCVDAASRHELMLVRMRDIIANGLDPPKEVMRLSPRREPLFPPVTASILSHRLIQFATHLSQAKRRTLENPELYKKEKMTKSEQRARRRAVREKIADMPGKLDHASVVAYSVGRRSNKRELNSPVLNGVNGLDQVNGVCDDSNLEEYFEACTLNVNMENFTRMDKASCFATFEVRSGDRTKANAKVFVARPAQNLPDLRHEKSRPGSGYPLRDIVEPRSPERSERPISPYEQLPIKMQSSRDPIETSTSSDNGRRKKHSRGAAARHTLGVDVQWLKRFVGRKEEHESTPPPITPTNDERSSLTAIAPGERVTLRQRLRVLLGSNRNLHAHHMDQQFGGGDKPARPQCLALRNNYKA, encoded by the exons ATGACGAGGAATGACTACAAATTCCCCACCCTCGTCACTA AGGATACG GTTCGGAAATCCAAGCGAATCTCGAGATCTCTTGACCTACTGAGGCGGAAGTTTAACGAAGAGATATACCAAAAACCAAG CGTATGCCGTCGTCCTTTCTACGTCGGCAT CCCATCACCAAGTTTAGACGATCCGCAAGAGGCTGAG TACGATCCCCCTACTCCATCTAACGAACAAGAATCTTTCTTGTCTCAGTGCCATCTGGCGGGAATAGATGGAAGACGGCTAGATTTTCCGGAG GTGTACTGTGGTAAAACGGGACTCGACATACCATGTATACAGCTGGAATGCCTTGACATTGAAGTTTTCGCCAGTTACACTGGTCCGGACGGTGGATTGACGCAG GTCGGAGAAATGAAACGACAACCACTTGTTCGGATGGCGAACCTAGACGACGAAATGAGTTTATCCATGGACGGAACAAGTGCATCGGACGGTtcagatgaagaagaagaagaagatgtagATCAACCGCTTTCAGCTCCATTGAAAAGGGATAAAGATAAGAACAG aagtGAAGTGCTGTTAGGTTCGTGTTCGTCGCTGATTGGACCGAATGCTCATGAAAGTACACCAAGCAGTAGAGGAGCAG ATCGCTTTGATTGGAATCAGTTTGATGAAAAGCGAGCATTCGGGGCATCGGTATCGCTTTACGAGAAGAACCCTATCACTGGTGTGAATGCCGGTGAACCAGTTGCAGATGTCTGGGGCATTGTTGGCAGAAATAACAACGGA GTGCTAGCTTTGGCCGATGGTGTAAACTGGGGCGAAGGAGCTCGCCTGGCTGCTCGCTGTGCAGTTCGTGGAGCAATTGACCACATGAATGAGCACATCGAAAGTGGCAGTCTTTCTAATACTACG GAAGTGTTTCACGAACTGCTggcttcatttcattctgcCCACTCGTTGATACTACAAGAAGGCGGAATGTTGACGACGCTTTGTGTGGCTGTAGTTGCGCCAGCGGTTCATTGTGACAG CTGGGTGTTATGCGTCTGTAACGTTGGTGACTCTCTTTGCTTTGTCTACAATCGAAATTACGGCGTTCGAGAGGTTACAATGGGCAGCCATGATATCGACCAG ATGCGGGATATGCGAGATGCAGGTGGGGCTTTGGGCCCAGTTGACGGAAGAAATCCGCAGCTGCATAATCTCACTTGCAGCATGACTTTTGTTGAAGAAG GTGATGTTGTGTTCATCACCTCTGATGGGGTGTCGGACAATTTCGATCCTGTTGTGGGAAAGTTTTGTGTAATCAAACGAACAGAGACTGATAATAAAGAGAACTCTCAAATACCACCTAGAGATAATAGGAAGTTGTCAGT ATCCACAAAAGACTCTCCATCGAGAGAGTTTGCTCGACCCAGACCGTGTGCAGCTTCATTGCCTTGTGTAGATGCTGCCAGCCGACACGAGCTTATGCTAGTCAGAATGAGAGATATCATAGCGAACGGCTTAGACCCACCAAAGGAG GTAATGCGTCTTTCACCACGCAGAGAACCGTTGTTTCCTCCTGTGACAGCTTCAATTTTATCTCATCGCCTTATTCAGTTCGCAACTCATCTCAGCCA GGCGAAGCGACGTACTCTAGAAAACCCAGAACTgtataaaaaagagaagatgacGAAGTCTGAGCAGAGGGCGAG GAGACGTGCTGTTCGCGAAAAAATCGCGGATATGCCGGGGAAGTTGGATCATGCTAGCGTGGTAGCATACTCAGTTGGAAGACGCAGTAATAAACGAG AGTTGAACTCTCCCGTTCTGAATGGTGTCAATGGCCTTGATCAAGTGAATG GCGTGTGCGATGACTCTAATCTCGAGGAATACTTTGAAGCCTGTACTTTAAATGTGAACATGGAGAATTTCACCAGGATGGATAAGGCATCG TGTTTTGCGACGTTTGAAGTACGCAGTGGCGATCGAACAAAAGCGAATGCGAAGGTATTTGTTGCTCGTCCTGCACAAAATCTACCTGACTTGCGACATGAAAAATCTCGTCCTGGTTCCGGCTACCCACTACGGGATATTGTTGAGCCACGTTCGCCGGAACGTTCTGAAAGACCCATTAGTCCGTATGAACAGTTGCCT atcaAAATGCAAAGCTCACGTGACCCGATAGAGACCAGTACCAGTAGTGATAACGGGCGGCGCAAGAAACACTCTAGAGGCGCTGCGGCTAGACACACTCTCGGCGTGGACGTACAGTGGTTGAAAAGGTTCGTTGGTAGGAAAGAGGAGCATGAATCGACACCACCTCCAATAACTCCAACGAATGACGAAag AAGCTCATTAACGGCAATAGCACCCGGCGAGCGAGTCACGCTACGTCAACGCCTTCGTGTGTTGTTGGGATCGAATCGAAATCTTCATGCGCACCATATGGATCAACAATTTGGTGGTGGCGACAAGCCAGCCAGACCTCAATGTCTTGCGTTGCGGAACAATTACAAAGCCTAG
- a CDS encoding hypothetical protein (NECATOR_CHRII.G4297.T1) has product MPSSFLRRHVRGLLRGKFSPSPSLDDPQEAEYDPPTPSNEQESFLSQCHLAGIDGRRLDFPEVYCGKTGLDIPCIQLECLDIEVFASYTGPDGGLTQVGEMKRQPLVRMANLDDEMSLSMDGTSASDGSDEEEEEDVDQPLSAPLKRDKDKNRSEVLLGSCSSLIGPNAHESTPSSRGADRFDWNQFDEKRAFGASVSLYEKNPITGVNAGEPVADVWGIVGRNNNGVLALADGVNWGEGARLAARCAVRGAIDHMNEHIESGSLSNTTEVFHELLASFHSAHSLILQEGGMLTTLCVAVVAPAVHCDSWVLCVCNVGDSLCFVYNRNYGVREVTMGSHDIDQMRDMRDAGGALGPVDGRNPQLHNLTCSMTFVEEGDVVFITSDGVSDNFDPVVGKFCVIKRTETDNKENSQIPPRDNRKLSVSTKDSPSREFARPRPCAASLPCVDAASRHELMLVRMRDIIANGLDPPKEVMRLSPRREPLFPPVTASILSHRLIQFATHLSQAKRRTLENPELYKKEKMTKSEQRARRRAVREKIADMPGKLDHASVVAYSVGRRSNKRELNSPVLNGVNGLDQVNGVCDDSNLEEYFEACTLNVNMENFTRMDKASCFATFEVRSGDRTKANAKVFVARPAQNLPDLRHEKSRPGSGYPLRDIVEPRSPERSERPISPYEQLPIKMQSSRDPIETSTSSDNGRRKKHSRGAAARHTLGVDVQWLKRFVGRKEEHESTPPPITPTNDERSSLTAIAPGERVTLRQRLRVLLGSNRNLHAHHMDQQFGGGDKPARPQCLALRNNYKA; this is encoded by the exons ATGCCGTCGTCCTTTCTACGTCGGCATGTGCGGGGCTTACTGCGGGGCAAGTTCAGCCCATCACCAAGTTTAGACGATCCGCAAGAGGCTGAG TACGATCCCCCTACTCCATCTAACGAACAAGAATCTTTCTTGTCTCAGTGCCATCTGGCGGGAATAGATGGAAGACGGCTAGATTTTCCGGAG GTGTACTGTGGTAAAACGGGACTCGACATACCATGTATACAGCTGGAATGCCTTGACATTGAAGTTTTCGCCAGTTACACTGGTCCGGACGGTGGATTGACGCAG GTCGGAGAAATGAAACGACAACCACTTGTTCGGATGGCGAACCTAGACGACGAAATGAGTTTATCCATGGACGGAACAAGTGCATCGGACGGTtcagatgaagaagaagaagaagatgtagATCAACCGCTTTCAGCTCCATTGAAAAGGGATAAAGATAAGAACAG aagtGAAGTGCTGTTAGGTTCGTGTTCGTCGCTGATTGGACCGAATGCTCATGAAAGTACACCAAGCAGTAGAGGAGCAG ATCGCTTTGATTGGAATCAGTTTGATGAAAAGCGAGCATTCGGGGCATCGGTATCGCTTTACGAGAAGAACCCTATCACTGGTGTGAATGCCGGTGAACCAGTTGCAGATGTCTGGGGCATTGTTGGCAGAAATAACAACGGA GTGCTAGCTTTGGCCGATGGTGTAAACTGGGGCGAAGGAGCTCGCCTGGCTGCTCGCTGTGCAGTTCGTGGAGCAATTGACCACATGAATGAGCACATCGAAAGTGGCAGTCTTTCTAATACTACG GAAGTGTTTCACGAACTGCTggcttcatttcattctgcCCACTCGTTGATACTACAAGAAGGCGGAATGTTGACGACGCTTTGTGTGGCTGTAGTTGCGCCAGCGGTTCATTGTGACAG CTGGGTGTTATGCGTCTGTAACGTTGGTGACTCTCTTTGCTTTGTCTACAATCGAAATTACGGCGTTCGAGAGGTTACAATGGGCAGCCATGATATCGACCAG ATGCGGGATATGCGAGATGCAGGTGGGGCTTTGGGCCCAGTTGACGGAAGAAATCCGCAGCTGCATAATCTCACTTGCAGCATGACTTTTGTTGAAGAAG GTGATGTTGTGTTCATCACCTCTGATGGGGTGTCGGACAATTTCGATCCTGTTGTGGGAAAGTTTTGTGTAATCAAACGAACAGAGACTGATAATAAAGAGAACTCTCAAATACCACCTAGAGATAATAGGAAGTTGTCAGT ATCCACAAAAGACTCTCCATCGAGAGAGTTTGCTCGACCCAGACCGTGTGCAGCTTCATTGCCTTGTGTAGATGCTGCCAGCCGACACGAGCTTATGCTAGTCAGAATGAGAGATATCATAGCGAACGGCTTAGACCCACCAAAGGAG GTAATGCGTCTTTCACCACGCAGAGAACCGTTGTTTCCTCCTGTGACAGCTTCAATTTTATCTCATCGCCTTATTCAGTTCGCAACTCATCTCAGCCA GGCGAAGCGACGTACTCTAGAAAACCCAGAACTgtataaaaaagagaagatgacGAAGTCTGAGCAGAGGGCGAG GAGACGTGCTGTTCGCGAAAAAATCGCGGATATGCCGGGGAAGTTGGATCATGCTAGCGTGGTAGCATACTCAGTTGGAAGACGCAGTAATAAACGAG AGTTGAACTCTCCCGTTCTGAATGGTGTCAATGGCCTTGATCAAGTGAATG GCGTGTGCGATGACTCTAATCTCGAGGAATACTTTGAAGCCTGTACTTTAAATGTGAACATGGAGAATTTCACCAGGATGGATAAGGCATCG TGTTTTGCGACGTTTGAAGTACGCAGTGGCGATCGAACAAAAGCGAATGCGAAGGTATTTGTTGCTCGTCCTGCACAAAATCTACCTGACTTGCGACATGAAAAATCTCGTCCTGGTTCCGGCTACCCACTACGGGATATTGTTGAGCCACGTTCGCCGGAACGTTCTGAAAGACCCATTAGTCCGTATGAACAGTTGCCT atcaAAATGCAAAGCTCACGTGACCCGATAGAGACCAGTACCAGTAGTGATAACGGGCGGCGCAAGAAACACTCTAGAGGCGCTGCGGCTAGACACACTCTCGGCGTGGACGTACAGTGGTTGAAAAGGTTCGTTGGTAGGAAAGAGGAGCATGAATCGACACCACCTCCAATAACTCCAACGAATGACGAAag AAGCTCATTAACGGCAATAGCACCCGGCGAGCGAGTCACGCTACGTCAACGCCTTCGTGTGTTGTTGGGATCGAATCGAAATCTTCATGCGCACCATATGGATCAACAATTTGGTGGTGGCGACAAGCCAGCCAGACCTCAATGTCTTGCGTTGCGGAACAATTACAAAGCCTAG
- a CDS encoding hypothetical protein (NECATOR_CHRII.G4298.T2): protein MSVKNPSHSNGHNTAPSNNTTGPAPAEGSAAEASTGRRGRSGAQLAIRNQCRPGMDPDLLRQRAAFQKHAARTVSVQQRPQIQLPSPSASHTTYNAEAAKKKKKPVQPTPKPVAELDFRSAISHSNAANFGTMAKIVDYMKKRHLSQQQWPLSLQEILDELQVYDLPKRSEAWLKEALPKNPRLTCDEESKFCYKPPYKIKGKTSLVAVAKKHHQDVKGGILLSELNDCIPNGEKLLEALADQIIVVPTQVNKRKDKVFFYNDQELDIHIEDEFKQIYRKVSVDHLDEKKIEEYLQKHGIDAMKDLAPKKIGVGPLKRKAPKRRQNHKVQNQHLEGVLEDYE from the exons ATGTCCGTTAAAAATCCATCACACTCAAATGGGCACAACACAGCTCCATCGAACAACACAACTGGCCCAGCGCCTGCAGAGGGCAGCGCTGCTGAGGCCAGCACGGGAAGGCGTGGCCGCAGCGGAGCACAGCTGGCGATCCGGAACCAGTGCAGACCTGG GATGGATCCAGACCTCTTGCGTCAACGTGCAGCATTCCAAAAGCATGCCGCACGAACTGTTTCTGTACAGCAACGTCCACAGATACAGCTG CCATCACCATCAGCTAGCCATACAACCTACAATGCTGAAGcggcgaaaaagaaaaagaaacctgtGCAACCTACTCCAAAACCTG TTGCTGAACTCGACTTCAGATCAGCAATATCGCACAGTAACGCAGCAAATTTCGGTACCATGGCCAAGATAGTTGACTATATGAAG AAACGACATTTGAGCCAGCAACAGTGGCCTTTGTCTCTGCAAGAAATTTTGGATGAGTTGCAAGTATACGATTTACCAAAACGATCGGAAGCGTGGTTAAAAGAG GCACTTCCGAAAAATCCGAGATTAACGTGTGATGAGGAGTCGAAGTTCTGTTACAAACCACCTTACAAAATCAAGGGGAAAACGTCTCTG GTAGCAGTTGCTAAAAAGCACCATCAGGACGTTAAAGGAGGCATTCTACTATCTGAGCTGAATGATTGTATTCCCAATGGAGAAAAGCTGCTGGAG GCCCTTGCTGATCAGATCATCGTCGTCCCAACGCAGGTCAACAAACGCAAAGACAAGGTGTTTTTCTACAATGATCAGGAGCTAGATATTCATATCGAGGACG AATTTAAACAAATCTACCGCAAAGTGTCTGTCGATCatttggatgaaaaaaagattgaagaatACCTTCAGAAGCACGGTATTGATGCAATGAAG GATCTCGctccaaagaaaattggcgTAGGACCATTGAAAAGAAAGGCTCCGAAACGGCGTCAGAACCACAAAGTCCAAAACCAACACTTGGAAGGTGTGCTAGAAGACTACGAATAG
- a CDS encoding hypothetical protein (NECATOR_CHRII.G4298.T1), with amino-acid sequence MDPDLLRQRAAFQKHAARTVSVQQRPQIQLPSPSASHTTYNAEAAKKKKKPVQPTPKPVAELDFRSAISHSNAANFGTMAKIVDYMKKRHLSQQQWPLSLQEILDELQVYDLPKRSEAWLKEALPKNPRLTCDEESKFCYKPPYKIKGKTSLVAVAKKHHQDVKGGILLSELNDCIPNGEKLLEALADQIIVVPTQVNKRKDKVFFYNDQELDIHIEDEFKQIYRKVSVDHLDEKKIEEYLQKHGIDAMKDLAPKKIGVGPLKRKAPKRRQNHKVQNQHLEGVLEDYE; translated from the exons ATGGATCCAGACCTCTTGCGTCAACGTGCAGCATTCCAAAAGCATGCCGCACGAACTGTTTCTGTACAGCAACGTCCACAGATACAGCTG CCATCACCATCAGCTAGCCATACAACCTACAATGCTGAAGcggcgaaaaagaaaaagaaacctgtGCAACCTACTCCAAAACCTG TTGCTGAACTCGACTTCAGATCAGCAATATCGCACAGTAACGCAGCAAATTTCGGTACCATGGCCAAGATAGTTGACTATATGAAG AAACGACATTTGAGCCAGCAACAGTGGCCTTTGTCTCTGCAAGAAATTTTGGATGAGTTGCAAGTATACGATTTACCAAAACGATCGGAAGCGTGGTTAAAAGAG GCACTTCCGAAAAATCCGAGATTAACGTGTGATGAGGAGTCGAAGTTCTGTTACAAACCACCTTACAAAATCAAGGGGAAAACGTCTCTG GTAGCAGTTGCTAAAAAGCACCATCAGGACGTTAAAGGAGGCATTCTACTATCTGAGCTGAATGATTGTATTCCCAATGGAGAAAAGCTGCTGGAG GCCCTTGCTGATCAGATCATCGTCGTCCCAACGCAGGTCAACAAACGCAAAGACAAGGTGTTTTTCTACAATGATCAGGAGCTAGATATTCATATCGAGGACG AATTTAAACAAATCTACCGCAAAGTGTCTGTCGATCatttggatgaaaaaaagattgaagaatACCTTCAGAAGCACGGTATTGATGCAATGAAG GATCTCGctccaaagaaaattggcgTAGGACCATTGAAAAGAAAGGCTCCGAAACGGCGTCAGAACCACAAAGTCCAAAACCAACACTTGGAAGGTGTGCTAGAAGACTACGAATAG